One Nicotiana tomentosiformis chromosome 4, ASM39032v3, whole genome shotgun sequence genomic window carries:
- the LOC138910436 gene encoding uncharacterized protein, producing MESPWIGMGDFNSVLHIKDKVGENPVTMAEITEFHQCIEQCELVELPTSGSRYTWNDRHDDSSILSKIDWVFINTDWLNSMPTFTGQYLEKGISDHCPLKLSTANTTRRAKAVFKYCNLIQIGWLLLKAQAELHNNPLDARLHAEELQQFHKFKRHRRLQKAIIQLADKQGRMKSDQEDIATIFVDYYQELLGTKGWNRTHIFQSFLKNGKTLSTTQQMQLLRPYTATEVRSAMFSIDETKSPGPDGYRSGFYKALWSIIGEGETTAVLEFLENEQLLTVNN from the exons ATGGAGAGTCCATGGATTGGTATGGGTGACTTCAATTCTGTATTGCACATTAAAGATAAAGTGGGAGAAAATCCTGTAACTATGGCTGAAATAACAGAGTTTCATCAGTGTATAGAACAATGTGAGCTGGTTGAGTTACCAACAAGTGGTAGCAGGTATACATGGAATGACAGACATGATGATAGTAGTATCTTATCCAAGATTGACTGGGTGTTTATCAATACTGATTGGCTCAATTCTATGCCAACCTTTACGGGGCAATATCTAGAAAAGGGGATCAGTGATCACTGCCCACTCAAGTTATCAACTGCAAATACAACTAGGAGAGCTAAAGCTGTTTTCAAATACTGCAAT CTAATCCAGATAGGATGGCTCTTGCTTAAAGCACAAGCAGAACTTCATAATAATCCACTAGATGCTAGACTGCATGCAGAAGAACTGCAGCAATTTCACAAGTTCAAAAG ACACAGGAGATTACAAAAAGCTATAATCCAATTAGCTGACAAACAAGGGAGAATGAAATCAGATCAAGAAGACATTGCAACTATTTTTGTGGACTATTACCAAGAGTTGCTAGGAACAAAGGGCTGGAACAGGACACATATTTTTCAAAGTTTTTTGAAGAATGGGAAGACACTGTCAACTACTCAACAAATGCAGTTGTTAAGGCCATATACAGCTACTGAGGTGAGGTCTGCTATGTTCAGTATTGATGAGACAAAGAGTCCTGGACCAGATGGGTATAGGAGTGGTTTTTATAAAGCTTTATGGTCAATTATTGGTGAGGGGGAGACTACTGCAGTCTTGGAATTTCTTGAGAATGAGCAACTATTaactgtgaacaactaa
- the LOC104090894 gene encoding uncharacterized protein has translation MEGTTTAAGGTVKMGALPMNKPDRVFNNLEPEFTVSSPVTRQKAAAAKQFIENHYKNYLQGLQDRKERRWTLQRRAQEAQIPSEEQEKMLRNLEKRETEFMRLQRHKVGIDDFEQLTVIGKGAFGEVRLCRFKSTGEIFAMKKLKKSDMLSRGQVEHVRSERNLLVEVDSRCIVKLFYSFQDSDFLYLIMEYLPGGDIMTLLMREDVLSEDVARFYIAESILAIQSIHQHNYVHRDIKPDNLILDRNGHLKLSDFGLCKPLENKYSSILLEDEDLTNAESINGTEGNSAGDRASWPMPKEQIQQWKRNRRALAYSTVGTLDYMAPEVLLKKGYGIECDWWSLGAILFEMVVGYPPFCSEHPRMTARKIISWRTCLKFPEEPKVSDEAKDLICRLLCDVESRLGTGGVEEIMAHPWFKGVNWDMLYEMEAAYKPIVTGELDTQNFEKFPEVEDPSATAPRVGPWRKMLTSKDSNFIGFTFKKSDILKSAEASGIDMSSNGHSKPPSLVSLFGQIDLEDTIEEDQKGEQQIL, from the exons ATGGAGGGTACTACTACTGCTGCTGGTGGTACTGTAAAGATGGGAGCTTTACCAATGAATAAGCCTGATCGAGTTTTCAATAATTTGGAGCCTGAATTCACTGTTTCTTCACCTGTTACACGTCAGAAAGCTGCTGCTGCTAAGCAATTCATTGAAAATCATTACAAGAATTATCTTCAAGGCTTGCAAGATCGCAAAGAAAG gcGATGGACACTGCAGAGGAGGGCACAAGAAGCGCAGATACCGAGTGAGGAGCAAGAGAAGATGTTAAGGAATTTGGAGAAGAGGGAGACTGAGTTTATGAGATTGCAAAGGCATAAAGTTGGGATTGATGATTTTGAACAGTTGACTGTCATTGGTAAAGGTGCCTTTGGTGAg GTTAGGTTGTGTAGATTCAAAAGTACTGGAGAAATTTTTGCCATGAAGAAATTGAAGAAGTCCGACATGCTTAGCCGTGGACAG GTTGAGCATGTCAGATCCGAGAGAAACTTGCTTGTGGAAGTTGATAGTCGGTGCATAGTGAAGCTCTTCTATTCTTTCCAAGACTCAGATTTCTTGTACCTCATAATGGAATATTTACCTGGTGGTGACATTATGACCTTACTTATGAGAGAAGATGTTCTTTCTGAAGATGTCGCGCGGTTCTACATTGCTGAGAGTATTTTGGCTATTCAGTCTATTCATCAGCACAATTATGTACATAG GGACATAAAACCTGATAACCTTATACTGGATAGAAATGGCCATTTAAAGCTTTCCGATTTTGGCTTATGTAAACCCCTGGAAAATAAATACTCATCAATATTATTGGAAGATGAAGACCTTACAAATGCGGAGTCCATTAACGGGACTGAAGGGAATTCTGCTGGTGATAGAGCTTCATGGCCAATGCCAAAAGAACAAATACAGCAGTGGAAGCGCAACCGCCGTGCCCTG GCATACTCTACCGTTGGAACTCTTGATTACATGGCACCAGAGGTTTTGTTGAAAAAAGGATATGGAATTGAATGTGATTGGTGGTCATTGGGGGCAATCCTGTTTGAGATGGTTGTTGGGTATCCTCCCTTCTGTTCAGAGCATCCAAGAATGACGGCGCGCAAG ATAATCAGTTGGAGAACATGCCTTAAATTCCCAGAAGAACCAAAAGTATCAGATGAGGCTAAGGATCTGATCTGTCGTTTATTATGTGATGTTGAATCAAGACTGGGGACCGGAGGAGTGGAAGAAATAATG GCTCATCCTTGGTTCAAAGGAGTCAACTGGGACATGCTTTATGAAATGGAGGCTGCCTATAAACCTATTGTGACCGGAGAGTTAGATACTCAAAATTTTGAGAAGTTTCCTGAG GTAGAAGATCCTTCAGCAACAGCACCAAGAGTTGGACCCTGGCGAAAG ATGCTGACATCAAAAGATTCCAATTTTATTGGATTTACTTTCAAGAAATCAGATATCCTCAAATCAGCTGAAGCTTCAG GTATAGATATGAGTTCAAATGGACACTCAAAGCCTCCCTCATTAGTGTCCCTATTCG GTCAGATAGATTTGGAAGATACAATAGAAGAGGACCAGAAAGGAGAACAACAGATTTTATGA
- the LOC104090893 gene encoding cold-regulated protein 27, which produces METSRKDMSHRISRKMDEHEDILAMEESQHPRPKTIEWTDEKHSSYLKSMEASFVDQLYGSLDLVGWHSQNDLSKSKSSRQKHANPLGQYKVFQDGCWTKIDFDKDEPQLNKTNESGTVLASPWIKHYKSQGTHQMRVNSNLHGNTTLVKQNQSPASDFGSSRKNYVTEVMDQNFVDEDIEEGKSSSREHSTKRTKISLGACTSSDQVVPFRTFSMTDDLIEDLLDSTE; this is translated from the exons ATGGAAACTTCAAGAAAAGATATGAGTCATAGGATTTCAAGAAAGATGGATGAACATGAAGATATTTTGGCTATGGAG GAATCTCAGCATCCTCGACCGAAGACCATAGAATGGACGGATGAGAAGCATAGTTCGTATCTCAAGTCAATGGAAGCTTCCTTTGTCGACCAATTATATGGTTCACTAGACTTAGTTGGTTGGCATTCCCAAAATGACTTGTCAAAGTCTAAATCCTCAAGGCAAAAGCATGCCAATCCTTTAGGCCAG TATAAGGTGTTTCAAGATGGTTGTTGGACCAAAATTGACTTTGATAAAGACGAGCCTCAGCTAAATAAAACAAATGAATCTGGTACCGTATTAGCAAGCCCCTGGATTAAACATTACAAATCTCAAGGCACACATCAAATGAGAGTAAATTCAAATCTCCACGGGAACACTACCTTAGTGAAACAGAATCAATCGCCTGCATCTGACTTTGGTTCGTCCCGTAAAAATTATGTTACAG AGGTGATGGACCAAAACTTTGTTGATGAAGATATCGAAGAAGGAAAGTCTAGCAGCAGGGAGCACAGCACAAAACGGACAAAAATTTCATTAGGTGCTTGTACGAGCAGCGATCAA GTAGTTCCATTTCGCACATTCTCAATGACTGATGATCTTATTGAGGATCTTCTGGATTCAACGGAGTAA